A single region of the Streptomyces sp. NBC_01262 genome encodes:
- a CDS encoding helix-turn-helix transcriptional regulator, with amino-acid sequence MLGRVQTQSVSPVFVGRDRELTRLTSALARAHAGEPQALLMGGEAGVGKSRLLERFLGAARESGAVTAVGGCVEIGADGLPFAPVSTALRALHRRFGDELRAAAAGQEGELARLLPELAGAADRDSHDEHGRARLFELTTRLLERLAEDRTLVIALEDLHWADRSTRELLTYLFRSLTRGRVIVLATYRSDDIHRRHPLRPFLAELDRMRTVERMELPRFNRAEVHEQVAGILAAEPAQAFVDTVFTRSDGNPFFVEELACSITQGCRTGLSDSLRDLLLVRVETLPEDAQRVARIVAEGGSTVEYPLLAAVAGLGEDELIEALRAAVGANILLPTDDGDGYRFRHSLVREAVGDDLLPGERSRINRRYAEALEKAPALIRSDESPARLASYWYHAHDAAKALPAVLRASVAARRRHAYAEQRHMLERALELWDSVPEEIRAGLFLAEYGEVYPTWCGCDTETTPLQYLDLLCEATAAATYSGDQAAAYETAKRGLRLLEDGQDPLRAAWFWIRSSQLKRALARGDGWEEIAKAQELVRGLPPSAVHAEVLEIAAGWGMNYNPGPDSISTAEQAIQVALLVGAEDIELCARMTWGILMTDSGSAEEGLAELAATRERARTFADHGKLFVSVSANLAAALESVGRSAEAVEVARAGAEAAVRGGLRDPAAFALANQAESLLALGQWDEAGQLAVRGRADTKHALYLGWAATTAGQLAVLRGDFDTATAELAAARNALGCQDHQPQNAIPLRHLAAALAAGRGRFLDARAEIEQALGEGFAPGMHRYAWPLLHTAAVIEADAVGLPAADPGRPAVIEAIRKAASRLPALAPVWAAYRLLVEAELDRAALRPGFARWTAAEAAFAALDRPYQLARIRVRLAEAHLADGDRDAAAPLLGAALATADRLGALPLRAEAAQLAERGRVILEDTAGGTAEPAPAEPGEPFGLTSREREVLARVAAGYTNRRIAEELFISPKTASVHVSNILAKLGVTGRGEAAALAHRLRLFPAAPTG; translated from the coding sequence ATGCTCGGGAGAGTGCAGACCCAGTCCGTCAGCCCCGTCTTCGTCGGCCGCGACCGCGAGCTGACCCGCCTCACCTCCGCGCTCGCCCGCGCTCACGCGGGCGAGCCGCAGGCGTTGCTGATGGGCGGTGAGGCAGGGGTCGGCAAGAGCCGGCTGCTGGAGCGGTTCCTCGGCGCGGCCCGTGAGTCCGGGGCCGTCACGGCGGTCGGCGGCTGCGTCGAGATCGGCGCGGACGGACTGCCCTTCGCCCCGGTGTCCACGGCGCTGCGCGCCCTGCACCGCCGGTTCGGCGACGAGCTGCGGGCCGCCGCGGCCGGCCAGGAGGGCGAACTGGCCCGGCTGCTGCCCGAGCTGGCCGGCGCGGCCGACCGGGATTCCCACGACGAGCACGGCCGTGCCCGGCTCTTCGAGCTCACCACCCGCCTCCTGGAACGGCTGGCTGAGGACCGCACGCTCGTCATCGCCCTTGAGGACCTGCACTGGGCCGACCGCTCCACGCGCGAGCTGCTCACCTACCTCTTCCGATCCCTGACCCGGGGCCGGGTGATCGTCCTGGCGACCTACCGCTCCGACGACATCCACCGCCGCCACCCGCTGCGGCCCTTCCTCGCCGAGCTGGACCGCATGCGCACGGTCGAGCGCATGGAGCTGCCCCGCTTCAACCGGGCCGAGGTGCACGAGCAGGTCGCCGGGATCCTCGCCGCCGAGCCGGCCCAGGCGTTCGTCGACACGGTCTTCACCCGCTCCGACGGCAATCCCTTCTTCGTCGAGGAACTGGCCTGCAGCATCACCCAGGGCTGCCGCACCGGACTGAGCGACAGCCTGCGCGATCTGCTGCTGGTACGCGTCGAGACCCTGCCGGAGGACGCCCAGCGGGTCGCCCGGATCGTCGCCGAGGGCGGCTCGACGGTGGAGTATCCGCTGCTCGCGGCCGTCGCCGGACTCGGCGAGGACGAGCTGATCGAGGCGCTGCGCGCCGCCGTCGGCGCCAACATCCTGCTCCCGACCGACGACGGGGACGGCTACCGCTTCCGCCACTCCCTGGTCCGCGAGGCGGTCGGCGACGACCTGCTGCCCGGCGAGCGCAGCCGCATCAACCGCCGCTACGCCGAAGCCCTGGAGAAGGCCCCCGCCCTCATCCGCAGCGACGAGTCCCCCGCCCGGCTGGCCAGCTACTGGTACCACGCCCACGACGCCGCCAAGGCTCTGCCCGCCGTCCTGCGGGCCTCCGTGGCGGCCCGGCGCCGGCATGCGTACGCCGAGCAACGGCACATGCTGGAACGGGCGCTGGAGCTGTGGGACAGCGTCCCGGAGGAGATCCGAGCGGGGCTGTTCCTGGCCGAGTACGGCGAGGTGTACCCGACGTGGTGCGGCTGCGACACCGAGACCACGCCCCTGCAGTACCTCGACCTGCTGTGCGAGGCCACCGCCGCCGCGACCTACAGCGGGGACCAGGCGGCGGCGTACGAGACCGCCAAGCGCGGACTGCGCCTCCTGGAGGACGGGCAGGACCCGCTGCGCGCCGCGTGGTTCTGGATACGCAGCTCCCAGCTCAAGCGGGCGCTGGCGCGCGGCGACGGCTGGGAGGAGATCGCGAAGGCCCAGGAGCTGGTGCGCGGACTGCCGCCGTCCGCCGTGCACGCCGAGGTGCTGGAGATCGCGGCCGGCTGGGGCATGAACTACAACCCGGGGCCGGACAGCATCAGCACCGCCGAACAGGCCATCCAGGTCGCCCTGCTGGTCGGCGCCGAGGACATCGAGCTGTGCGCCCGGATGACCTGGGGCATCCTGATGACCGACTCCGGATCGGCTGAGGAGGGCCTCGCCGAGCTGGCCGCCACCCGGGAGCGGGCGCGGACCTTCGCCGACCACGGCAAGCTCTTCGTCAGCGTGTCCGCGAACCTCGCCGCCGCCCTGGAAAGCGTGGGCCGCTCCGCGGAGGCGGTGGAAGTGGCCCGGGCCGGCGCGGAGGCGGCGGTACGGGGCGGGCTGCGCGACCCCGCGGCGTTCGCCCTGGCCAACCAGGCCGAGTCGCTGCTCGCCCTGGGCCAGTGGGACGAGGCGGGTCAGCTCGCCGTCCGTGGCCGGGCCGACACCAAGCACGCCCTCTACCTCGGCTGGGCGGCGACAACCGCCGGCCAGCTCGCCGTGCTGCGCGGCGACTTCGACACCGCGACAGCCGAACTGGCCGCCGCCCGCAACGCGTTGGGCTGCCAGGACCACCAGCCGCAGAACGCGATCCCGCTGCGTCACCTGGCAGCCGCCCTCGCCGCCGGGCGCGGCCGGTTCCTCGACGCCCGGGCCGAGATCGAGCAGGCCCTCGGCGAGGGCTTCGCCCCGGGCATGCACCGCTACGCCTGGCCGCTGCTGCACACCGCCGCCGTCATCGAGGCCGATGCGGTCGGCCTGCCCGCCGCCGACCCCGGCCGCCCGGCCGTCATCGAAGCCATCCGCAAGGCCGCGAGCAGACTGCCCGCCCTCGCCCCGGTCTGGGCCGCCTACCGGCTCCTCGTGGAAGCCGAACTCGACCGCGCCGCGCTTCGCCCCGGCTTCGCCCGCTGGACCGCCGCCGAAGCCGCCTTCGCCGCCCTCGACCGCCCCTACCAGCTCGCCCGGATCCGCGTGCGCCTCGCCGAGGCCCACCTCGCCGACGGCGACCGCGACGCGGCGGCCCCCCTTCTGGGCGCGGCCCTCGCCACCGCCGACCGCCTCGGCGCCCTTCCGCTGCGCGCCGAGGCGGCCCAGCTCGCCGAACGCGGCCGCGTCATCCTGGAGGACACCGCCGGCGGCACCGCGGAGCCCGCCCCCGCCGAGCCCGGCGAACCCTTCGGCCTCACCAGCCGCGAGCGAGAGGTGCTGGCCCGGGTCGCCGCCGGCTACACCAACCGCCGCATAGCCGAAGAGCTGTTCATCTCACCCAAGACCGCCAGCGTCCACGTCTCCAACATCCTCGCCAAACTCGGCGTCACCGGCCGGGGCGAGGCAGCCGCCCTCGCCCACCGCCTGCGGCTCTTCCCGGCAGCCCCGACCGGCTAG
- a CDS encoding MMPL family transporter translates to MAALARWCLNRRFAVLGLWLAALVGLTTAAAVTGSAYSNDYEVSGTESARATALLAQAFPGQSGDTDTIVWHTAKGTVRTASVKASLTEALDKVAHLDGVASVAGPYDSGSGSGYDGSARISQDGHTAYATVTFDAAAENLTESQAQAVVDTAKQAASDNVEVELGGSAIALTESTSTHIGELVGVAVAALVLLLAFGSMFAMFLPIITALVSVGTAYMATVLLGHLMTVADFAPMLGMLIGLGVGIDYALFIVTRHRRGLKQGLPVREAAEKAVSTTGRAVVFAGGTVCVALLGMLILRLSFLNGVAIAASLTVMLTVAASVTLLPALLGMIGMKALSRRERRRLTEHGPQPTLPTGLAARWSAFVERHPRLLGAVAAAVMLVLALPTLSLHLGSSDQGNNASTTTTRKAYDLLSDGFGPGFNGPLQLVAETGNAADKVALEQLTTTLRHTGGVEAVSVTSAEHGSDVQVITVVPATSPQSQATDDLVSHLREDVIPDAAEGTSLQVHVGGVTASYGDFAAVVIGKLPLFIGSVVALGCLLLLLAFRSIGIPLKAAVMNIAAVASSFGIVVAIFQWGWGSELLGLGSAGPIEPFLPVIMVSVLFGLSMDYQVFLVSRMYEEWQETHDNRRAVRVGLAETSRVINSAAVIMISVFLAFVLSGDRTIAMFGIGLAAAVALDAFVLRTLLVPALMHLMGGWNWWLPARLERWLPRVSIEGPAEVVPDSGVSLMKFSESAPTVARYGDHQGR, encoded by the coding sequence ATGGCCGCACTTGCACGGTGGTGCCTCAACCGCCGGTTCGCCGTCCTCGGCCTCTGGCTCGCCGCCCTCGTCGGCCTGACCACCGCGGCCGCCGTCACCGGCTCCGCGTACTCCAACGACTACGAGGTCTCCGGCACCGAGTCCGCCAGGGCCACCGCCCTCCTCGCCCAGGCCTTCCCCGGCCAGTCCGGCGACACCGACACCATCGTCTGGCACACCGCCAAGGGCACCGTCCGCACCGCGAGCGTCAAGGCGAGCCTCACCGAGGCCCTGGACAAGGTCGCCCACCTGGACGGCGTGGCCTCGGTCGCCGGCCCGTACGACTCCGGCTCAGGCTCCGGCTACGACGGCAGTGCGCGGATCAGCCAGGACGGCCACACCGCCTACGCGACCGTGACCTTCGACGCCGCCGCCGAGAACCTCACCGAGAGCCAGGCCCAGGCGGTCGTGGACACGGCGAAGCAGGCGGCGAGCGACAACGTCGAGGTCGAGCTCGGCGGCAGCGCGATCGCGCTCACCGAGAGCACGAGCACCCACATCGGCGAGCTGGTCGGGGTCGCGGTGGCGGCCCTGGTGCTGCTGCTGGCCTTCGGGTCGATGTTCGCCATGTTCCTGCCGATCATCACGGCGCTGGTCAGCGTGGGGACCGCGTACATGGCCACCGTGCTGCTCGGCCACCTGATGACGGTGGCCGACTTCGCGCCGATGCTGGGCATGCTGATCGGCCTCGGCGTGGGCATCGACTACGCGCTGTTCATCGTCACCCGGCACCGGCGCGGGCTGAAACAGGGGCTGCCGGTGCGCGAGGCGGCCGAGAAGGCGGTCAGTACGACCGGGCGGGCCGTGGTCTTCGCGGGCGGCACGGTGTGCGTGGCGCTGCTGGGGATGCTGATCCTGCGGCTGAGCTTCCTCAACGGCGTCGCGATCGCCGCGTCGCTGACCGTGATGCTGACGGTCGCGGCGTCCGTCACCCTGCTGCCGGCGCTGCTCGGCATGATCGGCATGAAGGCCCTGAGCCGCCGGGAACGCCGCCGGCTCACCGAGCACGGCCCCCAGCCCACCCTGCCCACCGGGCTCGCCGCCCGCTGGTCGGCCTTCGTCGAGCGGCATCCGCGGCTGCTCGGCGCGGTGGCGGCGGCCGTGATGCTGGTGCTGGCGCTGCCCACGCTGTCCCTGCACCTCGGCTCCTCCGACCAGGGCAACAACGCGTCGACGACCACCACCCGCAAGGCGTACGACCTGCTCTCCGACGGCTTCGGGCCCGGCTTCAACGGCCCGCTGCAACTGGTCGCCGAGACCGGCAACGCCGCCGACAAGGTCGCCCTGGAGCAGCTCACCACCACCCTGAGGCACACCGGGGGTGTCGAGGCGGTCAGCGTCACCTCCGCCGAGCACGGCAGCGACGTCCAGGTGATCACGGTCGTCCCGGCCACCTCGCCGCAGTCGCAGGCCACCGACGACCTCGTGAGCCACCTGCGCGAGGACGTCATCCCCGATGCGGCCGAGGGCACCTCCCTCCAGGTCCACGTCGGCGGGGTGACGGCGAGCTACGGCGACTTCGCCGCCGTCGTCATCGGCAAGCTGCCGCTGTTCATCGGCTCGGTCGTGGCCCTGGGCTGCCTGCTGCTGCTCCTGGCCTTCCGCAGCATCGGCATCCCGCTCAAGGCCGCCGTCATGAACATCGCGGCCGTCGCCTCCTCCTTCGGCATCGTCGTCGCGATCTTCCAGTGGGGCTGGGGCAGCGAGCTGCTCGGCCTCGGCAGCGCGGGCCCGATCGAGCCCTTCCTGCCGGTGATCATGGTCTCGGTGCTCTTCGGGCTCTCCATGGACTACCAGGTCTTCCTGGTCAGCCGGATGTACGAGGAGTGGCAGGAGACCCACGACAACCGCCGCGCGGTCCGGGTCGGCCTCGCCGAGACCAGCCGCGTGATCAACTCGGCGGCGGTGATCATGATCTCGGTCTTCCTGGCCTTCGTGCTCAGCGGCGACCGCACCATCGCGATGTTCGGCATCGGGCTCGCCGCCGCCGTCGCCCTGGACGCCTTCGTGCTGCGTACGCTGCTGGTCCCGGCCCTGATGCACCTGATGGGCGGCTGGAACTGGTGGCTCCCGGCCCGGCTGGAACGGTGGCTGCCGCGCGTCAGCATCGAGGGCCCGGCGGAGGTGGTTCCGGATTCCGGGGTTTCTCTCATGAAGTTCTCAGAATCGGCCCCTACGGTTGCCCGCTATGGAGACCACCAAGGCCGCTGA
- the gatB gene encoding Asp-tRNA(Asn)/Glu-tRNA(Gln) amidotransferase subunit GatB — translation MTVTTDDLVSYEDALTAYDPVMGLEVHVELGTDTKMFCGCSTTLGAEPNSQVCPVCLGLPGALPVVNAIGVESAIKIGLALNCEIAEWCRFARKNYFYPDMPKNFQTSQYDEPIAFNGYLDVALEDGEIFRVQIERAHMEEDTGKSTHVGGATGRIHGASHSLLDYNRAGIPLIEIVTKPIEGAGARAPEVAKAYVAELRELIKALGVSEARMEMGQMRCDVNLSLRPHGREKFGTRSETKNVNSLRSVERAARYEIQRHAAVLNAGGTIVQETRHFHEEDGSTTAGRIKEEAEDYRYFPEPDLVPIAPARDWVEELRAGLPELPRLRRKRLQEDWGISDHEMQSVLNAGAIDLIVATTEAGADSASARKWWMGELARRSNEDGVELAELPITTAQVARVSALVAAGDLNDKLARQVIEGVLAGEGDPDAVVEKRGLKVVSDEGALGAAVDEAIAANAAIADKIRGGNLAAAGALIGAVMKLTRGQADAKRVRELVLEKLGVQG, via the coding sequence ATGACTGTGACGACTGACGACCTGGTGTCCTACGAGGACGCCCTGACGGCGTACGACCCGGTGATGGGCCTTGAGGTCCACGTCGAACTCGGCACCGACACCAAGATGTTCTGCGGCTGTTCCACCACGCTCGGCGCCGAGCCCAACAGCCAGGTCTGCCCGGTCTGCCTGGGCCTGCCCGGCGCGCTGCCGGTGGTCAACGCGATCGGCGTGGAGTCGGCAATCAAGATCGGTCTCGCGCTCAACTGCGAGATTGCCGAGTGGTGCCGCTTCGCCCGGAAGAACTACTTCTACCCGGACATGCCGAAGAACTTCCAGACCTCGCAGTACGACGAGCCGATCGCCTTCAACGGCTATCTGGACGTCGCCCTGGAGGACGGCGAGATCTTCCGGGTGCAGATCGAGCGCGCCCACATGGAGGAGGACACCGGCAAGTCCACCCACGTGGGCGGCGCGACGGGCCGTATCCACGGCGCCTCGCACTCCCTGCTGGACTACAACCGGGCCGGCATCCCGCTCATCGAGATCGTCACCAAGCCGATCGAGGGCGCCGGAGCGCGTGCTCCCGAGGTCGCGAAGGCGTACGTCGCCGAGCTGCGCGAGCTCATCAAGGCCCTCGGCGTCTCCGAGGCCCGCATGGAGATGGGCCAGATGCGCTGCGACGTCAACCTGTCCCTGCGCCCGCACGGCCGGGAGAAGTTCGGCACGCGCAGCGAGACCAAGAACGTCAACTCGCTGCGCAGCGTGGAGCGCGCCGCCCGCTACGAGATCCAGCGGCACGCCGCGGTCCTCAACGCCGGCGGCACGATCGTCCAGGAGACCCGGCACTTCCACGAGGAGGACGGCTCCACCACCGCCGGCCGCATCAAGGAAGAGGCCGAGGACTACCGGTACTTCCCCGAGCCCGACCTCGTGCCGATCGCGCCCGCCCGTGACTGGGTCGAGGAGCTGCGCGCCGGGCTGCCGGAGCTGCCGCGGCTGCGCCGCAAGCGGCTCCAGGAGGACTGGGGCATCTCCGACCACGAGATGCAGTCCGTCCTCAACGCCGGTGCGATCGACCTGATCGTCGCCACCACCGAGGCGGGCGCGGATTCCGCCTCGGCCCGCAAGTGGTGGATGGGCGAGCTGGCCCGCCGCTCCAACGAGGACGGCGTGGAGCTGGCCGAGTTGCCGATCACCACGGCGCAGGTCGCCCGGGTCTCGGCGCTGGTCGCGGCCGGTGACCTGAACGACAAGCTGGCCCGCCAGGTCATCGAGGGCGTGCTCGCGGGCGAGGGCGACCCGGACGCCGTCGTCGAGAAGCGCGGCCTGAAGGTCGTCTCGGACGAGGGCGCGCTGGGCGCGGCCGTGGACGAGGCCATCGCGGCCAACGCGGCCATCGCCGACAAGATCCGCGGCGGCAACCTCGCGGCGGCGGGCGCGTTGATCGGCGCGGTCATGAAGCTCACCCGCGGCCAGGCCGACGCGAAGCGCGTGCGCGAGCTGGTGCTGGAGAAGCTGGGCGTCCAGGGCTGA
- the gatA gene encoding Asp-tRNA(Asn)/Glu-tRNA(Gln) amidotransferase subunit GatA, with protein sequence MTDLTRLNAAETAAAIAKGEASAVEVAQAHLDRIGAVDEKVHAFLHVDTEGALKAARAVDDKRAAGEELGPLAGVPLALKDIFTTKGVPTTVGSKILEGWIPPYDATLTTRLREAGIVILGKTNMDEFAMGSSTENSAYGPTGNPWDLTRIPGGSGGGSAAALASFQAPLAIGTDTGGSIRQPAAVTGTVGVKPTYGAVSRYGMVAFSSSLDQGGPCARTVLDAALLHEAIAGYDPLDSTSIDAPVPAVVEAARNGNVKGLRVGVVKEFGGEGYQAGVMERFNDAIELLREQGAEIVQLSCPSFTYALAAYYLIAPSEASSNLARFDGLRYGLRTGDDGTRSAEDVTALTREAGFGPEVKRRIMLGTYALSSGYYDAYYGSAQKVRTLITRDFEASFGKVDVIISPTTPTTAFPIGERADDPMAMYLADLCTIPANLAGNSAMSVPCGLAPEDGLPVGLQIIAPAMADDRLYRVGAAVEAGFTARWGHPLLEEAPTL encoded by the coding sequence ATGACAGACCTGACCAGGCTCAACGCAGCCGAGACCGCCGCGGCCATCGCCAAGGGCGAGGCCTCCGCCGTGGAAGTGGCGCAGGCCCACCTGGACCGGATCGGCGCGGTCGACGAGAAGGTGCACGCCTTCCTGCACGTCGACACCGAGGGCGCCCTCAAGGCGGCCAGGGCGGTCGACGACAAGCGCGCCGCGGGCGAGGAGCTGGGCCCGCTCGCGGGTGTGCCGCTCGCGCTCAAGGACATCTTCACCACCAAGGGCGTCCCGACGACCGTCGGCAGCAAGATCCTCGAAGGCTGGATCCCGCCGTACGACGCGACGCTGACGACCCGCCTGCGCGAAGCCGGCATCGTGATCCTCGGCAAGACCAACATGGACGAGTTCGCCATGGGGTCCTCCACCGAGAACAGCGCCTACGGCCCGACCGGCAACCCGTGGGACCTCACCCGGATCCCCGGCGGCTCCGGCGGTGGCAGCGCCGCCGCCCTGGCCTCCTTCCAGGCCCCCCTGGCGATCGGCACCGACACCGGCGGCTCCATCCGCCAGCCGGCCGCCGTCACCGGCACCGTCGGCGTCAAGCCGACGTACGGCGCGGTCTCGCGCTACGGCATGGTCGCCTTCAGCAGCAGCCTCGACCAGGGCGGCCCCTGCGCCCGTACGGTCCTTGACGCGGCCCTGCTCCACGAGGCGATCGCGGGCTACGACCCCCTGGACTCGACCTCCATCGACGCGCCCGTACCGGCGGTCGTTGAGGCCGCCCGCAACGGCAACGTCAAGGGCCTGCGCGTCGGCGTCGTCAAGGAGTTCGGCGGCGAGGGCTACCAGGCCGGCGTCATGGAGCGGTTCAACGACGCGATCGAGCTGCTGCGCGAGCAGGGCGCCGAGATCGTCCAGCTCTCCTGCCCGTCCTTCACCTACGCGCTCGCCGCGTACTACCTCATCGCCCCCTCCGAGGCCAGCTCCAACCTCGCCCGCTTCGACGGCCTGCGCTACGGCCTGCGTACGGGCGACGACGGCACCCGCTCCGCCGAGGACGTCACGGCACTGACCCGCGAGGCCGGTTTCGGCCCCGAGGTGAAGCGCCGGATCATGCTCGGCACGTACGCGCTCAGCTCGGGCTACTACGACGCGTACTACGGCAGCGCGCAGAAGGTCCGGACCCTCATCACCCGGGACTTCGAGGCGTCCTTCGGCAAGGTCGACGTGATCATCTCGCCGACCACCCCGACCACCGCCTTCCCGATCGGGGAGCGGGCGGACGACCCGATGGCGATGTACCTCGCCGACCTGTGCACCATCCCGGCCAACCTGGCGGGCAACTCGGCCATGTCCGTGCCCTGCGGCCTCGCGCCGGAGGACGGGCTGCCGGTGGGCCTGCAGATCATCGCCCCGGCGATGGCCGACGACCGGCTCTACCGTGTCGGTGCCGCCGTGGAGGCGGGCTTCACCGCACGCTGGGGGCACCCGCTGCTTGAGGAGGCTCCGACGCTGTGA
- the gatC gene encoding Asp-tRNA(Asn)/Glu-tRNA(Gln) amidotransferase subunit GatC, with the protein MPGITREEVAHLGRLSRLELKDEELDHFASQLDEIIGAVARVSEVAGEDVPPTSHPLPLTNVMRPDVVRPGLTAAEALSGAPAQEQQRFKVPQILGED; encoded by the coding sequence ATGCCTGGCATCACGCGCGAGGAGGTCGCCCACCTCGGCCGGCTGTCGCGTCTTGAGCTGAAGGACGAAGAGCTCGACCACTTCGCCTCGCAGCTGGACGAGATCATCGGCGCGGTAGCCCGCGTCTCCGAGGTGGCCGGCGAGGACGTACCGCCGACCTCACACCCGCTGCCGCTGACCAATGTCATGCGCCCTGACGTGGTCAGGCCCGGCCTGACCGCGGCGGAGGCGCTGTCCGGCGCGCCCGCGCAGGAGCAGCAGCGCTTCAAGGTGCCGCAGATCCTGGGGGAGGACTAG
- a CDS encoding putative bifunctional diguanylate cyclase/phosphodiesterase — translation MEPTDSAGPARQLSQPAAPALPSAALRYAVVGASAAALGVGIVRTRIDGNALFPGGTVGWAFALLTGIIVGHLVAMGRDRWWGGTGSGASLTLAMLLLYGWVPAVLVSLAVVVLVGCARRHRWRQAMLHGAVDILGIGAASLGLAAFGTHPSVEQPWSPSTWGIAAVPAVVVSALFYLAATRTLLWYAIVPRDGGLPTVARTALIRQGLVGVALLGISPLIIVVATDLPVILPLFAVPLIALDSTLWIAHARAEEQLTDPLTGLPNRQWLLERAWTAIDDAERGGERTALVLIDLDKFRSVNDTLGHMAGDRLLLQIADRLRLALPRGAEAARLGGDEFAVLLPTCDSPTRAQRIARSLVAALSSPLSLDGLTLVLEASAGVAVYPDHASDAEGLLRRADVAMYQAKRDRSGVEVYEAKRDGNTPDRLGLLGDLRRALDAGDVELHYQPKVRFDGQVAGLEALVRWVHPQRGRVSPEDFIAIAETSGLMPQLTEYVLEMALGQIAKWRAMGLMVPVAVNVSPRDVHSPGFAGAVAARLARHGVPPGSLQLEITEHVLLEDPQRAADTLAGLTGHGVKMSLDDFGTGYSSLVHLRRLPVSELKIDRSFVARLVVDNEDAEIVRCTVDLAHSLGLLVVAEGVEDDETWERLRDLGCDAIQGWLVAAAMPPDETTAWLKLRGRTGWHRHAELEAAPAPAPTPAPAVRAVRDAR, via the coding sequence ATGGAACCGACGGACAGCGCCGGACCGGCGCGGCAGCTGAGCCAGCCAGCCGCGCCGGCGCTGCCATCGGCAGCACTGAGGTACGCGGTGGTGGGCGCCTCCGCGGCGGCGCTCGGCGTGGGCATCGTACGGACCAGGATCGACGGCAACGCGCTGTTCCCCGGCGGCACCGTCGGCTGGGCCTTCGCCCTGCTCACCGGCATCATCGTCGGCCACCTCGTCGCCATGGGCCGCGACCGCTGGTGGGGCGGCACCGGCTCCGGCGCCTCCCTCACCCTGGCCATGCTGCTGCTCTACGGCTGGGTGCCCGCCGTCCTGGTCAGCCTGGCCGTCGTCGTGCTGGTCGGCTGCGCCCGCCGGCACCGCTGGCGGCAGGCCATGCTCCACGGCGCGGTCGACATCCTCGGCATCGGCGCGGCCTCCCTCGGCCTGGCCGCCTTCGGCACCCACCCTTCCGTGGAACAACCCTGGTCCCCCTCCACTTGGGGGATCGCCGCCGTACCGGCTGTCGTGGTCTCCGCGCTCTTCTACCTCGCTGCGACCCGCACCCTTTTGTGGTATGCCATCGTCCCGCGCGACGGCGGCCTGCCGACCGTCGCCCGCACGGCCCTGATCAGGCAGGGGCTCGTCGGTGTCGCCCTGCTCGGCATCTCGCCGCTGATCATCGTCGTCGCCACCGACCTCCCGGTGATCCTTCCGCTCTTCGCGGTCCCGCTGATCGCCCTGGACTCCACGCTCTGGATCGCCCACGCGAGGGCCGAGGAGCAGCTGACGGATCCGCTGACCGGCCTTCCCAACCGCCAGTGGCTGCTGGAGCGCGCCTGGACCGCCATCGACGACGCCGAGCGCGGCGGCGAGCGGACGGCTCTCGTCCTGATCGACCTGGACAAGTTCCGCTCCGTGAACGACACGCTCGGCCACATGGCCGGAGACCGTCTGCTCCTGCAGATCGCCGACCGCCTTCGGCTCGCCCTGCCCCGTGGCGCGGAGGCCGCACGGCTGGGCGGCGACGAGTTCGCCGTACTGCTGCCCACCTGCGACTCCCCGACCCGGGCTCAGCGCATCGCGCGGTCCCTGGTCGCCGCCCTCAGCTCACCGCTGAGTCTCGACGGCCTGACCCTGGTCCTGGAGGCGAGCGCCGGGGTCGCCGTCTATCCCGACCACGCGAGCGACGCCGAAGGCCTGCTGAGGCGCGCCGACGTCGCCATGTACCAGGCGAAACGTGACCGCAGCGGCGTCGAGGTCTACGAGGCCAAGCGCGACGGCAACACTCCCGACCGCCTCGGGCTGCTCGGCGACCTGCGCCGCGCCCTCGACGCGGGCGATGTCGAGCTCCACTACCAGCCCAAGGTCCGCTTCGACGGCCAGGTCGCCGGCCTTGAGGCCCTGGTCCGCTGGGTCCACCCCCAGCGGGGGAGGGTGAGCCCCGAGGACTTCATCGCCATCGCCGAGACGTCCGGGCTCATGCCGCAGCTCACGGAGTACGTGCTGGAGATGGCGCTCGGCCAGATCGCGAAGTGGCGGGCGATGGGACTGATGGTCCCGGTCGCCGTCAATGTCTCGCCCCGCGACGTCCACTCGCCCGGCTTCGCGGGCGCCGTGGCCGCACGGCTGGCCCGGCACGGGGTCCCGCCGGGGTCGCTGCAGCTGGAGATAACGGAACACGTGCTCCTCGAAGACCCGCAGCGGGCCGCCGACACGCTGGCCGGACTGACCGGGCACGGCGTCAAGATGTCGCTCGACGACTTCGGCACGGGGTATTCCTCGCTCGTCCACCTGCGGCGGCTGCCGGTCAGCGAGCTCAAGATCGACCGGTCCTTCGTGGCCCGGCTCGTCGTCGACAACGAGGACGCCGAGATCGTGCGCTGCACGGTCGACCTCGCCCATTCGCTCGGGCTCCTGGTCGTCGCGGAAGGCGTCGAGGACGACGAGACCTGGGAGCGGCTGCGCGACCTGGGCTGCGACGCCATCCAGGGCTGGCTCGTCGCCGCCGCGATGCCGCCCGACGAGACCACGGCCTGGCTCAAGCTCCGCGGACGTACGGGATGGCACCGGCACGCCGAGCTGGAGGCCGCCCCCGCGCCCGCCCCGACCCCCGCGCCCGCGGTGCGGGCCGTCCGGGACGCCCGCTGA